The following coding sequences are from one Collimonas arenae window:
- a CDS encoding lysozyme inhibitor LprI family protein translates to MIVSMKNDAGLVRQVKVGFCWTAFFFGALPFFFRGMPSTGFLWCCTLFIGNFVLPFKMNKYTAQYYLEHGYKPYGKGWHKAALAWGVAIPSTGEETTNDAFSDEPESSKYVFKIWHALVAVTVIPGILMAMFGSHENKSAKSEPVEQVVHIQPTEPVAPAIIDTPAALDKAVVTQMAEIASSQNPIAETPRNDIAKSESPKTEADIPPANANNAVQSWTPSFDCAKASNGPERLICSSPELSAADVRLGQVYKSALNNAKDTGALRKRQNEWRKLERDGCSDVSCMLKAYQNRITELAASE, encoded by the coding sequence ATGATCGTATCAATGAAGAACGACGCGGGTTTAGTCCGGCAGGTCAAAGTAGGATTTTGTTGGACTGCATTTTTCTTTGGCGCATTGCCGTTCTTCTTTCGCGGTATGCCATCAACAGGATTTCTATGGTGCTGTACGTTATTCATCGGGAATTTCGTACTGCCATTCAAGATGAACAAATACACCGCGCAATATTATTTGGAGCATGGCTACAAGCCATACGGGAAAGGCTGGCATAAAGCTGCTTTAGCTTGGGGTGTGGCGATACCATCCACTGGCGAAGAGACAACGAATGACGCATTCAGCGATGAACCAGAGTCTTCGAAATATGTATTTAAGATTTGGCATGCGCTTGTTGCCGTCACTGTCATCCCAGGAATTTTGATGGCAATGTTCGGTTCACATGAAAACAAGTCTGCAAAATCCGAACCCGTAGAACAAGTGGTGCATATTCAACCGACTGAACCTGTCGCGCCAGCCATCATCGATACGCCTGCCGCTTTGGATAAGGCCGTTGTGACTCAAATGGCTGAAATCGCCTCATCGCAAAATCCGATTGCAGAAACTCCGCGTAACGACATAGCCAAATCCGAATCGCCAAAAACGGAAGCAGATATTCCGCCTGCGAACGCCAATAACGCAGTTCAATCTTGGACACCGAGCTTTGACTGTGCCAAAGCCTCGAATGGCCCTGAACGATTAATCTGCTCCAGTCCTGAACTATCGGCAGCAGACGTAAGGCTTGGTCAAGTATACAAATCAGCACTTAACAATGCCAAAGATACAGGCGCTCTCAGGAAACGACAGAACGAATGGCGCAAGCTTGAACGCGACGGATGTTCAGATGTGAGTTGCATGTTGAAGGCATACCAAAATCGAATTACTGAATTGGCTGCGTCCGAGTGA
- a CDS encoding DUF6088 family protein — MSVLKSHISTLIEAAGPGQVWVPTDFAQLGNRDAIDKTLQRMVLAEELRRIDRGLYDRPKWNNLTKRPTSPDYRAVVEAIARRDQLRLLIDGMTAANDLGLTNAVPARVTIHTDTRRRTVQLDNLTVEFKQTAPSRLYWAGRPAMRIVQALHWLKDTLTSDRSLVLNKLTKVLDDPIHGAAIRQDLLDGFNVLPAWMQNLVRELPRCDPQVLSTATRQSPSAGGSWK; from the coding sequence ATGTCTGTACTCAAATCCCATATCTCTACCCTAATCGAAGCGGCAGGTCCTGGACAAGTTTGGGTACCAACCGACTTTGCACAGTTGGGCAACCGTGATGCAATCGACAAGACTCTGCAGCGCATGGTGCTGGCAGAAGAGTTGCGTCGCATCGACAGGGGTCTATATGACAGGCCCAAGTGGAACAACCTGACTAAGCGTCCCACATCCCCCGACTATCGCGCAGTGGTGGAAGCGATTGCCCGTCGGGATCAATTGCGACTGCTTATAGACGGCATGACCGCCGCCAATGATCTTGGCCTGACCAATGCGGTACCGGCTCGCGTCACCATACATACCGACACGCGCCGTCGCACAGTTCAACTAGACAATCTCACCGTCGAGTTTAAACAGACGGCACCCAGCCGCCTCTACTGGGCGGGACGTCCGGCCATGCGCATCGTTCAGGCGCTGCACTGGTTGAAAGACACATTGACTTCGGACCGTTCTCTTGTCTTGAACAAGCTGACCAAGGTTCTGGACGATCCTATACACGGCGCCGCGATCCGTCAGGATCTGCTCGATGGTTTCAACGTGTTGCCAGCGTGGATGCAAAATTTGGTCCGTGAACTTCCCAGATGTGACCCACAGGTTTTATCGACCGCGACACGTCAATCTCCCAGCGCTGGTGGGAGTTGGAAGTAA
- a CDS encoding OmpA family protein: MNLLQLTQTALGGQVIQRISAHYGIDASKATTVFDTLVPTLIGSVVKKADTPEGARALYSAIMSPKVDPNIGTNLVSVIDNPVSLSNLGKIGEEHTVHLLGDKAGDVTNAVAQHTGVGISTVTSMTCVAAATLFGLIKNHLQASKGGQHTLISTLEHQVPFIQGKLPEGVWAALGLGTVAAFFNGIGSKLKNTLSAFHVQMPQAAHPSTSVSQAPEKKSGLAKFWWLWLLLALAALLFLMRGCNKESTPAPAPVVTPPAAVSAAPDKSPVLSLTTDKDGKATVVATVGSEAEKTAIMDDLKKVYGDAVSADIKVDAATKPADWIGKLPDLLPTIKLPNAELTIKGNNIEIGGAATDPKLALLDKTKTLFGSAYTVSLFDLSEAVANSKKKFEDALAALKPGTCTTADVVKAMNIYAFNFASGSFVIPKEDVLEFAKAVTAIKDCAKDAKLEIGGHTDNVGSSAVNMGLSQSRANAVRDFFVSKGIAATAFTTKAYGDSKPIGDNDTATGRFQNRRIEFVENK, translated from the coding sequence ATGAACCTGCTACAACTTACGCAAACCGCACTGGGCGGGCAAGTGATTCAACGCATAAGCGCCCATTATGGGATTGACGCTAGCAAAGCGACGACTGTCTTTGATACTTTGGTGCCAACCCTGATTGGCTCTGTCGTGAAAAAGGCTGACACACCTGAGGGAGCGCGGGCGCTCTATTCGGCCATCATGTCTCCTAAAGTTGATCCTAACATTGGCACCAATTTGGTCAGCGTCATCGACAATCCAGTGTCCCTAAGTAACTTGGGGAAAATCGGTGAAGAACACACCGTCCACTTGCTCGGCGACAAAGCCGGGGATGTAACAAATGCTGTTGCTCAGCACACCGGTGTGGGAATCAGCACCGTAACATCAATGACGTGCGTGGCCGCAGCCACCCTGTTTGGTTTGATCAAAAATCACTTGCAAGCGAGTAAAGGCGGGCAGCACACGTTAATTTCTACGCTCGAACACCAAGTACCATTCATCCAGGGCAAATTGCCTGAGGGCGTGTGGGCGGCGTTGGGCCTGGGTACTGTAGCGGCATTTTTCAACGGCATTGGCAGCAAACTCAAAAACACGCTGTCAGCCTTTCATGTGCAAATGCCACAAGCTGCGCATCCAAGCACAAGCGTTAGCCAAGCACCTGAAAAAAAATCAGGCCTGGCAAAATTTTGGTGGCTCTGGTTGTTGTTGGCCTTGGCTGCATTGCTATTTTTGATGCGCGGTTGCAATAAGGAATCGACACCAGCACCGGCGCCGGTCGTAACGCCACCTGCTGCGGTCTCTGCCGCACCGGATAAGTCTCCTGTACTGTCGTTGACCACTGATAAAGACGGTAAAGCTACGGTAGTTGCCACCGTCGGTAGCGAAGCTGAGAAAACTGCGATTATGGACGACTTGAAAAAGGTTTATGGCGATGCGGTGAGCGCCGACATTAAAGTTGATGCGGCGACTAAGCCTGCTGACTGGATCGGCAAATTACCTGATTTATTGCCGACCATCAAATTGCCGAACGCAGAATTGACGATCAAGGGCAACAATATTGAAATCGGCGGCGCCGCAACTGATCCTAAACTGGCCTTGCTGGATAAGACCAAGACGCTCTTTGGTAGTGCTTATACCGTCTCCCTGTTCGACCTGTCCGAAGCCGTGGCCAATAGCAAGAAAAAATTTGAGGATGCACTAGCTGCACTCAAACCAGGTACCTGCACGACGGCCGACGTGGTGAAAGCAATGAATATCTATGCATTTAATTTTGCTTCCGGTTCCTTTGTTATTCCGAAGGAAGATGTCCTGGAGTTTGCCAAAGCGGTGACAGCCATCAAGGATTGCGCCAAGGATGCAAAACTGGAAATCGGCGGCCATACCGATAATGTAGGGTCTTCTGCCGTCAATATGGGATTGTCGCAATCGCGTGCCAATGCTGTGCGTGATTTCTTTGTGTCCAAAGGCATTGCTGCCACCGCGTTCACGACCAAGGCATACGGGGACTCCAAACCTATTGGTGACAACGATACCGCTACTGGCCGCTTCCAAAATCGTCGGATTGAGTTTGTCGAAAACAAGTAA
- a CDS encoding FG-GAP repeat domain-containing protein: protein MKKSIGAGFVALALVGCGGGGGSSATPSVPVPAVSLTLSQPKTSIGSPVTVAWSSTNATSCTASGAWSGIQSISGSAIQTPTASGVGTYTLTCSGAGGSANQSVSLTVPIPVLKSSYENKAAAGESIGAQTLPSEVAAGNAVAFADFFQDGTYSMVTHTLEYNSQDPSTASKFGHIHFWQKVNGTWVDHTSTLLANNTGCLHPRKAVVADFNGDGKPDIFFACHGFDASPFSGEQPHVLLSQPDGTYKNVTIPVTCYCHSASAADIHGNGYADVLVTDQFVQKTPFFFTNNKDGTFNSDFSHFPKVINAYQSNGQQGITGSNTGLPEIFTSELIDFSGTGHFDAFLAGNAPDNSFGNWPPTIFKNDGSGVYSASNATVLPYSQQYQTTLDIVYQGGFVYLTAVQDTYSSNPYGFSNIVKINPATMASTQIYANTANFSNGRTWLNWIVPNNGHITSLDTTYGVSVSQ, encoded by the coding sequence ATGAAGAAGTCTATTGGAGCAGGATTTGTCGCACTAGCGCTGGTCGGATGCGGTGGAGGTGGCGGCAGTAGCGCTACTCCAAGTGTCCCAGTACCAGCCGTTTCATTAACTTTGAGTCAGCCGAAAACAAGTATCGGATCGCCTGTAACCGTTGCATGGTCATCCACCAATGCGACAAGCTGCACGGCTTCGGGTGCATGGAGTGGCATACAGTCGATTTCAGGATCGGCCATACAAACGCCAACAGCATCCGGTGTTGGCACATATACCCTTACTTGTTCTGGCGCCGGTGGAAGTGCCAATCAGTCAGTCTCATTGACTGTGCCAATTCCGGTATTGAAATCTTCGTATGAGAACAAGGCCGCAGCAGGCGAATCGATTGGCGCTCAAACTCTTCCGAGTGAAGTAGCCGCTGGCAATGCAGTGGCGTTTGCCGACTTCTTTCAAGACGGCACGTATTCAATGGTGACGCATACGCTTGAATACAATTCACAAGACCCATCCACAGCTAGTAAATTCGGACACATTCATTTCTGGCAGAAAGTTAATGGCACATGGGTAGACCATACGTCTACCTTGTTAGCAAATAACACTGGATGTCTCCACCCACGCAAGGCGGTTGTGGCCGATTTCAATGGCGACGGCAAACCAGATATTTTCTTCGCTTGCCACGGCTTCGATGCATCGCCGTTTTCAGGTGAGCAGCCTCATGTCCTACTTAGCCAGCCTGACGGCACTTACAAGAACGTAACCATTCCGGTAACTTGCTACTGCCACAGCGCATCCGCAGCAGATATACACGGCAATGGCTATGCCGATGTTTTGGTGACGGATCAATTCGTCCAGAAAACACCATTTTTCTTTACCAACAACAAAGACGGCACCTTCAATAGTGATTTCTCTCACTTCCCGAAAGTAATCAATGCTTACCAGTCGAACGGACAGCAAGGCATTACAGGATCGAATACTGGACTACCCGAGATATTCACTTCCGAGTTGATCGATTTTTCTGGCACAGGTCATTTCGATGCATTTTTAGCTGGCAATGCACCGGACAATAGTTTCGGAAACTGGCCGCCGACCATTTTTAAAAATGACGGTAGCGGAGTGTATTCAGCATCCAACGCAACCGTTCTGCCATATAGCCAGCAATATCAAACGACGCTTGATATTGTGTATCAAGGCGGCTTTGTCTATTTAACTGCCGTGCAGGACACCTATTCCTCCAACCCATACGGCTTCAGCAACATCGTCAAAATTAATCCAGCGACGATGGCATCAACCCAAATCTACGCGAACACTGCGAATTTTTCTAACGGCCGTACCTGGCTGAACTGGATTGTTCCAAACAACGGCCACATCACCAGTCTCGATACGACCTACGGCGTGTCGGTATCTCAATAA
- a CDS encoding helix-turn-helix domain-containing protein, whose product MANPIHDPNSQVFRQMLVEARMSSGLLQADLADKLRKTQSFVSKYERGERRLDFPEFITIADALGLDVFAFIEKYRLRIAKDHPMI is encoded by the coding sequence ATGGCTAATCCTATTCACGACCCCAACTCACAAGTGTTTCGGCAGATGCTGGTTGAAGCGCGCATGTCGAGTGGACTATTGCAAGCTGACCTGGCTGACAAACTCCGCAAGACACAATCTTTTGTCTCGAAGTACGAGCGCGGTGAACGACGTCTGGATTTTCCAGAATTCATCACTATCGCTGATGCGCTTGGCCTTGACGTATTTGCCTTTATTGAAAAGTACAGGTTACGCATTGCCAAGGATCATCCGATGATCTAA